Genomic DNA from Salinibacter pepae:
CATGACCCACATCCGCCACGCCGGGGCCATTTTCCTGGGCGCGTACTCGTCCGAGCCCGTGGGCGACTACTTTGCGGGCCCCAACCACGTGCTGCCCACCGGCGGCACGGCCCGCCACGCCTCCGCCCTTGGGGTCGACGACTTCGTGCGCACACAGTCCGTCCTCTCCTACACGAAGGACCGGCTGGACGAGACCGGGCCGAAGATTGCCACCATCGCCGAGGCGGAAGACCTGCAGGCCCACGCCGAGGCGATCCGGACACGGCTTGACCGCGACGACGGATCGGGTTCGAAAAAGCCGTGACCCCGGAGACATTGTGCCCGCCTGCTGGTACCTTTTGCATACCCCATTCGCTCTTCCCTCCCGAGACGCCCCGCCGGGCCCATGGCCGTTGCCCCCGACTCTCCGTCCCTCGACGACGTGCTCCAGCACATCCGGCCCGCCGTGCGGGACCGGAGCGAGTACATCGTGGACATGCCGGAGGGGATTGACGTAAAGCTCAACCAGAACGAAAGCCCTTTTGACCTGCCGGCGGGCCTCAAACAGGAGCTCCTCGACGCCCACGCGCAGGTGGAGATGAACCGGTATCCCTCCGAGCAGCCGGAGGCCCTGCGCCATGCGCTCGCCGAGTACGACGGCGTCGATCCCGACCAGATCCTCGTCGGCAACGGCTCCAACGAAATCACCTACACCTTCGGCCTCGCCTTCTTGGACCCGGGCGACCCGGTGGTCCTGCCCCGCCCGATGTTCTCCCTCTACGAGAAGGTGATGCGCCTGCAGGAGGCCGACCTCACCATCGTGCCGCCCCAGGACGACTTTGGGTTCGACGCGGATGCCCTCGCCACGGCCGCGGCGGAGACCGACGCCGTTCTGACCATCCTCACCACTCCGAACAACCCCACGGGGCTGGCCATGACGCTCGACGAGCTCGAGCAGGTCGTCACGGCGAGCTCCGGGTTCGTGGTGATCGACGAGGCGTACGTGGAGTTCAACCCGGAGGGCACCGCCATCGACCTGCTTGAGCGACACCCCAACGTGCTGATTCTCCGCACGCTCTCGAAGGGGTTCGGGCTGGCGGGCGCGCGGCTCGGGTACCTGCTCGCCCACCCCGCCGTGGTGACGGAGCTCATGAAGGCGCGCCTGCCCTTCATGGTGGACCGGTTCGCCGAGCAGACGGCCCTGGCGGTGCTGCGGCGCCCCGACCTGATTGAGGACCGCGTATCGCGCATCGAGGCCTCGATTACAACCCTTACCGAGGCCCTGCAGGCGATGGAGGGGGTCGAGGTGGTGCCCTCGCAGGCGAATTTCGTCGTCTTCACCACCCCACTGCCGGCCGATACGCTGCAGGACCGGCTGGCGGACCGCGGCGTTCTGGTCCGCAACATGGGCGGGTATCCGGAGCTGGAGGGGTATCTGCGCGTCAGTGCGGGGACCGAGAAGGAGAACAACGCGTTTCTGGACGCGTTGGACGTTTCGCTTGAAGAGGCGGGTGCAATCTCTGAGGTATAGCTCCGTTCCGCCGCTCGGCGAAACGGACCGGCGCGTTACTCTCGGCCACTGAGCACTTTCTCCGAATTCACTGAGCTCGCGATGGATTTTACTCGGGTAGATATCATTGGTCTCTCCACGAGCCCTTCCAGCGGAGGGGCCTACGCCCTTGTGCTCGGAGAGGTCGAAGGCAACCGCCGTCTGCCAATTATCATCGGAGCGTTTGAGGCCCAGGCGATTGCGCTGGAGCTGGAAAAGATTCAGCCCCCGCGCCCAATGACGCACGACCTGCTGCGCGACACGTTTGAGGCGGTGGAGGTGGACGTCGAAGAGGTCGTGATCGACGAGCTTCGGGAGGGCACCTTCTTCGCCAAGATCCGGTACCGCCACGACGGCGAAGAGCACCAGCTCGACTCCCGCCCCAGCGACGCCGTGGCACTCGCCGTTCGCGTGGACGCGCCCATCTTCGTCGCCCCCGCGGTGCTGGACGAGGCCGGCATCGTCGCCGAAGACGAGTCGGACATCTCCTCGCTCGCCGAGCAGGCCGAGGAGACGTCCCCCTCGGAGGAGGAAGAGGGCACCGAACTCGAACAGATGCAGAAACAGCTCGAGGAGGCCGTGGAGGCGGAAGACTACGAACGGGCCGCCGAGCTCCGCGACGAAATCCAGCGCCTGGAGCAGGAGCAGCAGCAGAACCAAAACTAGCGCCCCCGATCGGCCCCTCGATCCTGGCGAAGCCCTGCGGGACTCGTGCCCGCGGCTTCGCCTTTTTTATTGTCCGTTGCCGTTTTATTGTCCGTTGCCGTCTGTCCCGAGCCCCGCGCCTCGTCGCGACGGTCCCGCCCCAACTCCGTTACTCTGTCCACCACGCCCTCCGCCTGCATGCCGTCCCCCTCCGAGCGCACTGCACACCGCACCTCGCCCGGTGCCCTCGGCGCCTTCCCCGACCTGTTCGTCGACTACTGCACCGACTTCGACGCGGTGGCGGACTTTTATCCGGGCGACTGGCGGTCCCGCCCGGCGCGCCGGGCGGCGGCCACGGCGGCGGCCGAGCGCCCCGCCGACCGCGAGGGGCTCGCCGACACGCTGCTCGACCAGAACGAGCGCTGGGGCCTCGACGAACGCACCCGCTCGCACATTGAGGCCCTGCGGGCCCCGGACAGCATCGCCGTGGTGACGGGCCAGCAGGTGGGGCTGTTTACGGGGCCGCTCTACACCATCTACAAGACCATCACCACACTCCAGCTGGTCGAGGAGTGGGCGGACCAGACGGGCCGCCCCGTCGTCCCCGTCTTCTGGGTGGAGGGCGAGGACCACGACTTCGAAGAGATTGCCGCGGCGCACGTCCTCCAGCGCAACGAGGTCGTGCCCCTCTCCTACGAGCCCGGCGTGGACGACAATCCCGGGGCGGTCGGGCGACTCGCCCTGACCGACGGGATCCAGGACGTGGTCGACCGGCTCGACGAGGCCCTGCCCCCCTCCGACTTTAAGCCGGCAGTGATGGAACAGGTGCGCGCCGCCTACCAGCCCGGCACCCGCCTCGAGGATGCCTTCGCCCGCCTGATGCGCTCCCTCTTCGAGGACGACGGGCTCGTGTTCATGAACCCCGACGATGCCCGCCTCAAAGCACTGACCCGCCCCCTCTTCCGGCGCGACATTGAGGACCCGCGGGCCTCCGTCGCCCCGGTGAACGCGGCCGGTCGGGCGCTCCGCGATCGGGGCTACCACGCACAGGTCAACGCCCGCCCGACCAACCTCTTCTGGCTCGGCGACGACGGCCGCTGGGCAATCGACCTGGAGGACGAAAACGCCTTTCGGCTCCGCGGCACGGACCGGACGTTCTCCCGCTCCGATCTGCTCCATCGCCTAGACGAGACGCCCGAACGCTTCAGTCCCAACGTCGTCCTGCGTCCGCTGATGCAGGACCACCTCTTGCCGACCGCCGCGTACGTTGCGGGCCCCGGCGAGGTGTCCTACTTCGCCCAGTATGAGGGGGTCTACGACTGGGCCGACCTCGACATGCCCCTTATTCACCCACGGGCGAGTGTGTCCCTGGTGGAGGGCAAGGTACAGAAGGTGCTCGACAAGTACGGCCTGTCGGTTTCGGACTTTCGGGACGGCCTGGAGCCGCTCTTTCAGGACGTGGTCGTCGACACGATGGAGGTCGACGTGGACGCCCTCTTCTCGGAGGCCCTGCCGCAGCTCCACCAGACCCTCAATGCCCTGAAGCCCGAGGTGGAAGCCGTAGACCGGACGCTCGGCGCCTCCACCGAGGCGACGCGGTCGGCAATCATGGACGAGATGGCGTCCCTGAAGCAGAAGGTCGTCCGGGCCGAAAAACGGCAGCAGGACGAGGTCCGAGCGCAGCTTAAGAAGGCCCACACGAACCTGCGCCCGGACGGGACGCTCCAGGAACGCACGGTCAACGTGCTGTACTACCTCAACAAGTACAGCCCGGCCCTGCTCGACGACCTGCGGCACGCGCTCCGGACCGATACCTCTGCCCACCAGGTCGTGGACGTATAGCGGCCCGAGCGTCCGGCGCACACACTCGTCGACTGCCCCCCAACACCCGCTGAGCCCCATCATGGAGGACGGCCCACCCCCGGAGGGTCTCTTTAGCCCACTCATTGAACACGCCATTGAGCTGTCGGCCCAGTGGCACGACGGCACCTACCGGAAGGGCGTCTGGCGCGACCCGGCGTTCGAGGTGCCCGAGGGCGAGGAGATCCAAATCCCGGTCATCGCCCACCTTGCCGCCGTGGCCTCCATCGTGCGCCGGGCGGGCTGGGGCGAAACGGCCGTGGCCGCCGCCTACCTGCACGACGCGATTGAGGACATGAACCAGCACGGCCAGCGGCTGCGCCGCAAGCAGCTCCGCGACGCCGTGGGGGCGGACGTGGCCCGGCTCGTGGTTCAGGTCTCCGAGCAGAAGCTGGACGACGACGGGCAGATGCGGCCCTGGCGGGCCCGCAAGGAGGACTACCTCGAGGGCATCCGCACGGGCCGACCGGACGCCGCCGCCATCAGCCTGGCCGACAAGATTCACAACCTGTGGTCCATCACCCAGAGCCTGCAGGCGGACGAGGACATCTTTTCGGCCCTCAGCGGCGACGCCGAGGCGCAGCGGTGGTTTCACGCGGCCGTTCTGGAGGCGTCCACCCCCCACGACGACCCGCGCCTCCCCCCGATGCGCGAGCGGCTGCAGACGGAAATCGACCGGTACGAGGCGGCCCTCCGCCCCGCAGCTTAGAACCCCGGGCTCGGTTCGGCCAGGAGGAACGTCACGTCAGCCACGGGCCTCGCCTCTACGCGTCGGCCACCCGCACGATGCCCCGCACCAGCGTCATCAGATCCCCCCGCACCCGCTCGCTCACCTCGAGGACCTCGTCGTGATCGAGGCCGCCGGGCGCCAGGCCCGCGGCGGGGTTCGTGATCGTCGACAGGCCGAGGACCGCCATCCCCAATTGGTGCGCCTGAATCACCTCCGGCACCGTGCTCATCCCCACCGCGTCGGCGCCCAGCTGCTCCAGCGCCCGCACTTCTGCCTTCGTCTCGTAGCTCGGCCCCAGGGTCCAGGCGTAGGTGCCCCGCCGTGCGTCCAGCCCCAAATCGAGGGCCACCTGCTCGGCCCGATCCGTCCACCCCGGCTCGTAGAAGGGAGCCTGCTCCCCCTCCGGTCGCTGACGGGCCGGCCCCGCCCCGGCGCCGACCCCTGGACTGGCGAACGCCATGTTAAGGTGGCTCGTGATGAACATGAGCGTGCCCGGGTCGAAGGTGCGGTTGATGCCGCCGGCCGAGTTGGTGACGAGCATACGGTCGGCCCCCAGGGCGTGCACCAGCCGCACCGGCATCGCGATCTTCTGCACCGGGTACCCTTCGTAGAGGTGCACCCGCCCCTGCACAAAGACGACCCGGGTGTCCTCCAGGGCGCCAAACACGAGTTTCCCGCTGTGCCCCTCCACGGTCGACTCCGGATAGCCCGGAATCTCGGCGGCGGGCACGACCGTCGTCTCGTCCGCCGCCTCCGCCAGGCGCCCCAGCCCCGACCCCAGAATGAGCGCCATCTCGGGGGCCCAGCCGACGCGCCCCCGCACCGCCGCCCTCGCAGCATCGAGGGCTTCATCGTCGTACACAGCGGGGTCGGAACGCATAGACGCGGCGGCCGAGCGGGGCATGGGGGAAGCGACAAGTGGGAAGGAAGAAACGAGAATTCGGAAAACAGCTCGGGACGGTCTTCGGTCCCCGAGAGGCTGGCCCGGGCGGCCTACCCCGCCCGCAGGATCCGGTAGTTGCGGAGACTCCAGAGCAGCTGCTCCACGATCACGCGCAGCGTCGTGGTGAGGGGAATCGCCATCAGCATCCCCAGAATGCCGCCCAGCTGGGCGCCCGCCAGCACCACGAAGAGGATGACGAGCGGGTGGGTCTGGGCGGCGCGCGAGAAGATGAGGGGCTGGAGCAGCACGTTGTCCGCCAGCTGCGTGAGGGCCATGGCGAGGGCCACCCCCGGCACCAGCGACACGTCCCCCGTCTGGGCGATGCCGACGAGCGTGCCCGCCAGGAAGCCCAGAAACGGACCGAAGTACGGAATCGTGTTGGCCAGGCCGGTAAAGATGCCGATGGCGATGGCGCCTCGCAGGCCCACGATCCACAGGAGCGTGGACGCGATGACCGCAATGGCCGTCCCCTGCACCAGCAGGGCCCGGAAGTAGCGCCCAATGTTCAGCTCCACCTTCGCGAGGATCGAGAGCGTGACCTCGAAATACCGGTTGGGCACGAGGTGGAGGAGGCTCCGCCGGATCCGGAGCTCGTCTTTGAGTAGGAAAAACGTGACGAAGGGCACAATGACGACGGCGTACACGATGTTCGTGAAGACGCTCACGACAGAGCTCACCGTCTCGGCCACCTGTTGGCCCTCCACCAGATCGCCCCGCATGAGCGACTCGGCCGCCTGGCGGACATTCTCCTCCAGGACGCCTTGCTCCAGCGGAACGACGCCCTGAACCTGCGCCTCGATGAGAGTGGCCACGTACGCGGCCGTGTCGATGGTAATGAGCTGCGACAAGTCCTGGACCTGACGCGTAATGAACGGCACCACCGACGTCACGATCACCACGATCACGCCCAGAAAGACCGCAAAGGCGACCAGGATGGCCGGGACCCGTCCGACGCCAAGTCCCTGGATGTAGTCGACGGGGGGCCGGAGCAGGTACGCGAGCACCCCCCCGACGATGAGGTACAGCACAATGCCGGCGAAGTACCACACCATCCACCCGATGGACCCGACGGCCGCGGCCCCGAGCAGAAAACGAACCACCCGGTCGAACGTGAACGTGCTGGGGGCCCCGTCCGGGGAGACGGGCATTCGCTCTCGGGCGTGGCCCCGGCGGGATGCCGGGGTCGTCCGGGCGTGGCGTGCCGGCGCCGTCTCTGACGACGACGGTTCTTCTGAGTCGGGGCCTAGCGATTCGTCGGGACCAGAGGAAGACGGATCGGGGCCGTCGGGCATGCGAGCGGGCGTGGCGGATGAAAGATAAACGTCGTCCGTCGGGCGCGGGCGGCCGCTCTCGTTCGCGTCTGTCTACACGGGAGAGCGCCCCCCCTCTCGCTCCAGCTCGTCGAGGATGGGACGGATGGTTTCGGACGTGAAGCCGCGGCGGCGGAGATACCGGTACATTTTCTGCCGGCGACGACGCAGGTCGTCCTCGTCGGCCAGCCGCGGCCACCGGGATTCGGCGTGCTCCCAGGCCGCCGCAGTTGCGTCTTCGTCCTCAAAAAGCGTGTCGACCGCCGCGTCGGCCAGGTGCCGGTCGATGCCCCGCTCTTTCAACTCGCGTCGGATGCGTACCGGGCCGTACTTCTTGCTGGAAAAGCGGTTGTGGGCGTAGTCGTGCGCGTAGGCCTCGTCGTCCAGGTACTCCAGTTCGTACAGACGGGCAACCACGTCGTCGATCACGAACGCCGGCGTGTCGTTCCGCTTGAGTTTCCGGCGCACCTCCGTCTCCGTGCGCGGTTTGTGCGCCAGGTAGTCGAGCGCCGCCTGCTTGGCCTGCACGTACTGCTCGTCGGCCTCAATCTCGCGCACGTCCTCCGCCGTGAGGGCCGTCCCGACCGTCAGGCCGTGCCTGACCACGAGGTCCTCATGCACCCCGAATGCAAACTCGTCGTCGATGAAGACCGACACCCGGTTCTCGTTGTTGACCTGAGGGTCAAGGCGCGTAATCGTTCCTGCCGGCGTCCCCTCGGACATGTGGATCGGTGGATTTGCGATGGAGTGTGCACGTCGAGTGGCGACTGCCTTCGCCTGTGGTTTCGGGTCGTTGTACACCTGATCTGCGGGCTAGATTCTCCGGGGACCCGGGCCTTCACGGAACGTAGCACTGTTTCCCCGTCCCCTCCACCGTGCGACGCAACGAGTCGATCGCGACCGCCGTGGCGATGCCGAGCCCGCCCTCCACGTTCGACACCGGTTCGCGCCGCCCCGGGTCGTCACGGCTCCGAGCAAACGCCGCAAATGCAGTGTCGCCGCGAGCAATCGTCACGGTGAGGTCGTGTCCGGGAAGCGCCGAGGTGCGGCCCGCGACGGGCACCGCGTAGACGCCCCGCCACGCTCGTTGCCCGTTCCGGGTCCGAAACTGGTCTTCACGCCGTACGTCCACCGGCTCCAAGAAGAAGTTGACCACGCGGGACGAGAACTCAGCGGTGTCGGGGCGGAGCTGCGGCCGCACCCAGTGGGTCGTGTCCGCACCCGGGGGGAGTGTCCCCGCCGGCCACTTTACCGATACATTTATCGGGTAAAGATATCCTTGCTCCGCGGGAATGTCGAGCGAGTCGCGACGCAACGAGTCCACGCGAACGGCCTGCACCGGAGCGGCCGGCACCTCGATACAGACCTCGCCCAGGTCGATAGGGGGCGGGGTTCGGCCCTGTGCCCGCGCAATCTCGTCCCGCCACTTCACTGTAAGGGCCCACGGAACGTCCGCCGGCACCGTCCCGAGGGCCGCCTCCGGAACGTACAGCCCCGGCCGTGCATCGTGCTCCTCGTACGAGACGGACTCCCCATCCAGGACGACCTCGATGGCCGCCCCGGCCGCCGCATTGTCGTCCCGACGGCCGGGCGCGGTGAGCGGGCGCGTTCGCCGAAGGGTGATCGAGGGGAGCGGGCGGGCGGTCGTAAAAAACGCCTCCACCACGAGCGACTGCGGCTCCGTGGGGTTCGCCAGGTCGCATCGACCCAGCACCAGAATGAGCCCAGCCATTAGGAGCACCCCCCCAAGGGCCCGTAGCGTGTGTCGTTTCGTCTCTCGGGGCATTCGGGTCGTGTCGGCAAGCAAACGGTCGACTCGGTCTGCACTCGGCCTTCTGGCGCGCGGGGCTTCTGGCACGCCGGGGCCTACAGTCGCATCTCCAGCTCCACCAGGGGAAGAATCGGCAGCCCCTGCTGACGGTTGACGTCAACGCCCGTCTCGGTGGGCCGGTACGTCCGATCCAGGACGTTGTCGCGGTTGGTAACGTTGGAGATGTCCACCGCGGCGGTCCAGTCCGCGGACAGCAATTGGAACTGATAGCCCACGGTCAGGTCCACCCGGAGGTACGGGGGGAGCCGCCCGTTGTGCACCTGCGGGCGGTACAGGTACGACGTCGGTGTGGGGGCCGTGGGATCGCCCAGCTTGTAGCGCGCCTCCGGCACCGTGATGGGATATCCGCTGCGCAGCTCCGCAGCCACGGTCGCCTGCCAGTGTGCCCCTGTCCACCCGAGCGTACTGCGGACCGATACCGGCACGTCCAGGCCCGACGGCCGCCACCGAAGGCCCGATCGGGCCGGGGCCTGGATAAACGTCCGGCCCATGCTCAGTCCCAGCCGGGCCCGCCACGGGCCCTGCTCGTAGCGCGTGCTGAATTCGAGGCCAAAGGCCCGCTCGGTGCCGGTCACGTACTGGCCGAGCAGTGCCCCAATCTCAATTCCCGGGCCCTCGATGCCCTCTTTCTCCTGAAACACGTCGGCCGGCACGAGGATGTCGCGGGTTTCCCGGGCGTAGGCGTCCAGCTCCAGGCTCCATCCGGGCCGCAACTGCGTGTACGTCCCGAGTCCCAACTGCCCCCCGGTTGCGGGCCGGACGCGGTCACTCGCCGGGATCCATCGACTCGATACCAGGTCGTACGCCAGCGAGTACCGATCTCGCAGGCGCTGCAGGTGCTGCACGTGCAGGCCCACGCTGCCCTCCACGACGAGCCACCGCGGATGCACCACGTGCTGCGCACTGAGCCGGGGCGCGAGGTGTACGTAATCCCCCCCGCTGAAATAACTCGCCCGCACCCCCGACTCCACGGTCCACTGGGGCGTCGGGGTCCAGGTGTCCTGCAGATACCCCACCACTTTCGCGGCGGCGACGCGGCTGTCCTGGACGCGGCGGCTGGACGTTCCGCTCGACCGCTGCAGGGTGCTGTTGAGCGTGCTCTCGAATTGCAGTGTAGAGACTTCGAGCCCTCCGGTCCACTCGTGGCTCACCGAGTGGTGATAGTTGGCCTGCACCTTCCCCCCTGCGTCGGAGAGCCGGACCCGGTAGTCGGACGTGAGCGATGCGGTCGTGGTCGGCTGCACGAACGACGCCTCCTGGGCCCGATACCCGGAGTAATACCCTGTCGTGGTAAGAAACAGGTCATCGCCGGCAAGATAGCGGTGCTGTGCGCTGACGACCCGATTGTCCCAATTCTGGGCCACCTCAAACAGGAGATCGGGCGGGCGCAGCCAGGAAGAAAAATCCAGGGACAGATCAAACGGGAGGCGCAGATCGAGGTCGTCCCCCCCGTGGTAGTAGCTGAGCGAAAGCCGGTGGTTCGGCCCAAAGCGGTGCGTGAGCTTCGCGCTGGTGTCGAAGAAGTAGTACCCCGTCCGGAGGGTGTCGCGGCGCCCATTGTCCCCCGTCACCGGATGGCGCCGCCCGATGAGCTTGTCGAGATACGAGCGCCGCCCCGACACCATAAACGAGGTCGACTCCGTGAGGGGCGATTCGACGCGAAACCGTCCGCTGAACACGCTGAGCCCCGCGACGGCCTTCGGCGCGCGTCGGCTTCCGTCCTTCATCTGCGCATCGAGCACGGCCGACAGGCGCCCCCCGTGCTCTACGGGAAAGGTCCCGCGGTAGAGCTCGGTGGAGCGGAGCGTCTGGGTCTGGAACGTCGAGATCAGGCTGAAGGCGTGCCACGGGTGATAGACGGGGGCGCCGTCGAGGAGGTAGAGGTTTTGATCAGGGTTGCCCCCCCGCACACTGAGCCCCCCGCTCGTCACGCCCGACTTTCGGATGCCGGGCGTCCACTGAAGGGCACGGAAGAGGTCCGGCTCCCCGAACGAGGGCAGCCGGCCCAGCTGGTTCAGGGCGACGGACCGCATGCCCGGGAGACGTTCGTTGTCGTCGACACTCGTGGACCCGGCTTCCACGACGACGCCTTCCGACTGGATGGACGTGCCGGCCAACGAGATGCGGGCGGGCCCGGCCCCGGCCGTGAGCGTGGTGTCTACGGACTGGTACCCCAGGTACGAAATGCGCACCCTATAGTCTTCGGGGGGCAGGCCGGACATCACGAAGTAGCCGTCCTGGTTCGTCGTCGCGCCGGCCTTCAGTTGGGTTAGGTAGACGTGCGCGCCCGGCAGGCGCTCGCCCGTCTCTGCGTCCAGCACGTACCCTTTGAGCGAGGCGCGTGGCGTGGCCTCTGCGTTGCGCTCGTCGTCGGGCCGGGCCACGAGCACGTATTGCCCCCGGCGCACCCGCTCGGCCCGGACGCCCGTGCCGTCGAGCACGCATGCGAGCGCGGCCCCCCGGTCCGTTCCCGTATACGAGCAGCTCGCCGTGCGGTCTTCCACGAGCCGCTCGGCGTAGACGAGATCAAGGTCCGTCTGGGCGCGCACCTCTTCGAGCGCTGCCGTCAGTGGGGCCTCGTCGACACGAATGACGATGGGCACCTGCGCGCGGGCCTCCATGCCCCCCCCGACGGCCCCCATCAGGACAACAACGACACAGAGAAGGCGCGGCACGGTCCTCGCTGGGGTGGACCCGGAGAGCAAATGAACATCATTCTACTCTCGGCACGGGCCCTCGTTCAACGAGCCCTCCCTCCGCATGCTGCCAGCGTCTTGGGGCTGCCCGAAGGCCCCTTAGGAGCCGGGTTCGAGTCGGTAAGCCTCCCCTTCCGTCCGCACATCCGCTCCCAGCGTGCGGGCAATCGTGCTGAGCACTTGCTCCACCGACCGATTCCGCTCAAAGGTTCCCGTCACAGGTTCCTCGGCAAGGGCCGGCGCCACAGAGATGGACGCGCCGTAGTGGTC
This window encodes:
- the hisC gene encoding histidinol-phosphate transaminase, whose translation is MAVAPDSPSLDDVLQHIRPAVRDRSEYIVDMPEGIDVKLNQNESPFDLPAGLKQELLDAHAQVEMNRYPSEQPEALRHALAEYDGVDPDQILVGNGSNEITYTFGLAFLDPGDPVVLPRPMFSLYEKVMRLQEADLTIVPPQDDFGFDADALATAAAETDAVLTILTTPNNPTGLAMTLDELEQVVTASSGFVVIDEAYVEFNPEGTAIDLLERHPNVLILRTLSKGFGLAGARLGYLLAHPAVVTELMKARLPFMVDRFAEQTALAVLRRPDLIEDRVSRIEASITTLTEALQAMEGVEVVPSQANFVVFTTPLPADTLQDRLADRGVLVRNMGGYPELEGYLRVSAGTEKENNAFLDALDVSLEEAGAISEV
- a CDS encoding bifunctional nuclease family protein, which gives rise to MDFTRVDIIGLSTSPSSGGAYALVLGEVEGNRRLPIIIGAFEAQAIALELEKIQPPRPMTHDLLRDTFEAVEVDVEEVVIDELREGTFFAKIRYRHDGEEHQLDSRPSDAVALAVRVDAPIFVAPAVLDEAGIVAEDESDISSLAEQAEETSPSEEEEGTELEQMQKQLEEAVEAEDYERAAELRDEIQRLEQEQQQNQN
- the bshC gene encoding bacillithiol biosynthesis cysteine-adding enzyme BshC, encoding MPSPSERTAHRTSPGALGAFPDLFVDYCTDFDAVADFYPGDWRSRPARRAAATAAAERPADREGLADTLLDQNERWGLDERTRSHIEALRAPDSIAVVTGQQVGLFTGPLYTIYKTITTLQLVEEWADQTGRPVVPVFWVEGEDHDFEEIAAAHVLQRNEVVPLSYEPGVDDNPGAVGRLALTDGIQDVVDRLDEALPPSDFKPAVMEQVRAAYQPGTRLEDAFARLMRSLFEDDGLVFMNPDDARLKALTRPLFRRDIEDPRASVAPVNAAGRALRDRGYHAQVNARPTNLFWLGDDGRWAIDLEDENAFRLRGTDRTFSRSDLLHRLDETPERFSPNVVLRPLMQDHLLPTAAYVAGPGEVSYFAQYEGVYDWADLDMPLIHPRASVSLVEGKVQKVLDKYGLSVSDFRDGLEPLFQDVVVDTMEVDVDALFSEALPQLHQTLNALKPEVEAVDRTLGASTEATRSAIMDEMASLKQKVVRAEKRQQDEVRAQLKKAHTNLRPDGTLQERTVNVLYYLNKYSPALLDDLRHALRTDTSAHQVVDV
- a CDS encoding HD domain-containing protein is translated as MEDGPPPEGLFSPLIEHAIELSAQWHDGTYRKGVWRDPAFEVPEGEEIQIPVIAHLAAVASIVRRAGWGETAVAAAYLHDAIEDMNQHGQRLRRKQLRDAVGADVARLVVQVSEQKLDDDGQMRPWRARKEDYLEGIRTGRPDAAAISLADKIHNLWSITQSLQADEDIFSALSGDAEAQRWFHAAVLEASTPHDDPRLPPMRERLQTEIDRYEAALRPAA
- a CDS encoding purine-nucleoside phosphorylase yields the protein MRSDPAVYDDEALDAARAAVRGRVGWAPEMALILGSGLGRLAEAADETTVVPAAEIPGYPESTVEGHSGKLVFGALEDTRVVFVQGRVHLYEGYPVQKIAMPVRLVHALGADRMLVTNSAGGINRTFDPGTLMFITSHLNMAFASPGVGAGAGPARQRPEGEQAPFYEPGWTDRAEQVALDLGLDARRGTYAWTLGPSYETKAEVRALEQLGADAVGMSTVPEVIQAHQLGMAVLGLSTITNPAAGLAPGGLDHDEVLEVSERVRGDLMTLVRGIVRVADA
- a CDS encoding AI-2E family transporter; protein product: MPVSPDGAPSTFTFDRVVRFLLGAAAVGSIGWMVWYFAGIVLYLIVGGVLAYLLRPPVDYIQGLGVGRVPAILVAFAVFLGVIVVIVTSVVPFITRQVQDLSQLITIDTAAYVATLIEAQVQGVVPLEQGVLEENVRQAAESLMRGDLVEGQQVAETVSSVVSVFTNIVYAVVIVPFVTFFLLKDELRIRRSLLHLVPNRYFEVTLSILAKVELNIGRYFRALLVQGTAIAVIASTLLWIVGLRGAIAIGIFTGLANTIPYFGPFLGFLAGTLVGIAQTGDVSLVPGVALAMALTQLADNVLLQPLIFSRAAQTHPLVILFVVLAGAQLGGILGMLMAIPLTTTLRVIVEQLLWSLRNYRILRAG
- a CDS encoding RecX family transcriptional regulator, with product MSEGTPAGTITRLDPQVNNENRVSVFIDDEFAFGVHEDLVVRHGLTVGTALTAEDVREIEADEQYVQAKQAALDYLAHKPRTETEVRRKLKRNDTPAFVIDDVVARLYELEYLDDEAYAHDYAHNRFSSKKYGPVRIRRELKERGIDRHLADAAVDTLFEDEDATAAAWEHAESRWPRLADEDDLRRRRQKMYRYLRRRGFTSETIRPILDELEREGGRSPV
- a CDS encoding TonB-dependent receptor — encoded protein: MPRLLCVVVVLMGAVGGGMEARAQVPIVIRVDEAPLTAALEEVRAQTDLDLVYAERLVEDRTASCSYTGTDRGAALACVLDGTGVRAERVRRGQYVLVARPDDERNAEATPRASLKGYVLDAETGERLPGAHVYLTQLKAGATTNQDGYFVMSGLPPEDYRVRISYLGYQSVDTTLTAGAGPARISLAGTSIQSEGVVVEAGSTSVDDNERLPGMRSVALNQLGRLPSFGEPDLFRALQWTPGIRKSGVTSGGLSVRGGNPDQNLYLLDGAPVYHPWHAFSLISTFQTQTLRSTELYRGTFPVEHGGRLSAVLDAQMKDGSRRAPKAVAGLSVFSGRFRVESPLTESTSFMVSGRRSYLDKLIGRRHPVTGDNGRRDTLRTGYYFFDTSAKLTHRFGPNHRLSLSYYHGGDDLDLRLPFDLSLDFSSWLRPPDLLFEVAQNWDNRVVSAQHRYLAGDDLFLTTTGYYSGYRAQEASFVQPTTTASLTSDYRVRLSDAGGKVQANYHHSVSHEWTGGLEVSTLQFESTLNSTLQRSSGTSSRRVQDSRVAAAKVVGYLQDTWTPTPQWTVESGVRASYFSGGDYVHLAPRLSAQHVVHPRWLVVEGSVGLHVQHLQRLRDRYSLAYDLVSSRWIPASDRVRPATGGQLGLGTYTQLRPGWSLELDAYARETRDILVPADVFQEKEGIEGPGIEIGALLGQYVTGTERAFGLEFSTRYEQGPWRARLGLSMGRTFIQAPARSGLRWRPSGLDVPVSVRSTLGWTGAHWQATVAAELRSGYPITVPEARYKLGDPTAPTPTSYLYRPQVHNGRLPPYLRVDLTVGYQFQLLSADWTAAVDISNVTNRDNVLDRTYRPTETGVDVNRQQGLPILPLVELEMRL